A window of Diorhabda carinulata isolate Delta chromosome 7, icDioCari1.1, whole genome shotgun sequence contains these coding sequences:
- the LOC130896719 gene encoding ras-related protein M-Ras-like, protein MTRPPNENLPTVKLVVVGDGGVGKSAITIQFFQKLFVTDYDPTIEDSYLQHVEVDGQWCMLDVLDTAGQEEFSAMREQYMRKGDGFLLVYSVTDKNSYENIINFHTQILRVKDRDTYPMLLVANKVDLVHLRKVTEEQGRDLAHKLGIPYIETSAKDPPLNIDATFHEVVRIIRNQPQNENERRKKKKLQKLDKPISWNRGGSASSFFRGRGVQNAVTQVLHNILG, encoded by the exons ATGACTCGACCACCAAATGAAAATTTACCAACAGTCAAATTAGTAGTTGTTGGAGATGGAGGAGTCGGTAAAAGTGCCATTACcattcaatttttccaaaaattatttgttactgATTATGATCCTACTATAGAAGACAGTTATTTACAACATGTAGAAGTAGATGGACAATGGTGTATGCTAGATG TTCTTGATACAGCTGGTCAAGAAGAATTCAGTGCCATGAGAGAACAGTACATGCGGAAAGGGGATGGATTTTTATTGGTATATTCGGTAACTGATAAAAatagttatgaaaatattataaattttcatactcAGATATTACGTGTCAAAGATAG GGACACATATCCAATGTTACTTGTGGCAAACAAAGTAGATCTTGTACATTTACGTAAAGTGACTGAAGAGCAAGGACGGGATTTGGCTCATAAATTAGGGATTCCGTACATTGAAACTAGCGCAAAAGATCCACCGTTGAATATAGACGCAACTTTTCATGAG gtAGTGAGAATTATACGAAATCAACCCCAAAACGAGAACGAAAgacgaaaaaagaaaaaactacaaaaattgg ATAAGCCGATCAGCTGGAATCGTGGAGGAAGTGCGAGCTCATTTTTTCGAGGCAGGGGTGTTCAGAACGCTGTAACTCAAGTTCTACACAATATTTTGggttaa